The following coding sequences lie in one Apteryx mantelli isolate bAptMan1 chromosome 6, bAptMan1.hap1, whole genome shotgun sequence genomic window:
- the SPOPL gene encoding speckle-type POZ protein-like has protein sequence MSRVPTPPPPGEMSSGPVAESWCYTQVKVVKFSYMWTINNFSFCREEMGEVLKSSTFSSGPNDKMKWCLRVNPKGLDDESKDYLSLYLLLVSCPKSEVRAKFKFSLLNAKREETKAMESQRAYRFVQGKDWGFKKFIRRDFLLDEANGLLPDDKLTLFCEVSVVQDSVNISGQSNTNTLKVPECRLAEDLGNLWETTRFTDCSFYVGGQEFKAHKSVLAARSPVFNAMFEHEMEESKKNRVEINDVDPEVFKEMMRFIYTGKAPNLEKMADNLLAAADKYALERLKVMCEEALCSNLSVENVADILILADLHSAEQLKAQAIDFINRCSVLRQLGCKDGKNWNSNQATDIMETAGWKSMIHSHPHLVAEAFRALASAQCPQFGIPRKRLKQS, from the exons ATGTCCAGGGTCCCCACCCCACCTCCTCCTGGAGAGATGTCTAGTGGACCTGTGGCTGAAAGCTGGTGTTACACACAG GTTAAAGTAGTAAAATTTTCCTACATGTGGACCATTAATAACTTCAGTTTTTGCCGAGAAGAAATGGGTGAAGTTTTAAAGAGTTCTACCTTTTCATCAGGGCCAAATGACAAAATGAAGTG gTGTCTGAGAGTGAACCCAAAGGGATTAGACGATGAAAGCAAAGACTACCTGTCATTATATTTGCTTTTAGTCAGTTGTCCAAAAAGTGAAGTCAGAGCAAAATTCAAATTTTCCCTGCTGAAtgctaaaagagaagaaacaaaagcaatgg aaagCCAAAGAGCGTATAGATTTGTGCAAGGCAAAGATTGGGGTTTTAAAAAATTTATCCGAAGAGATTTTTTACTAGATGAAGCTAATGGTCTTTTACCAGATGATAAGCTTACGTTATTTTGTGAG GTAAGCGTGGTCCAAGACTCAGTAAATATATCAGGACAGTCTAATACAAACACTTTGAAGGTACCTGAATGTCGACTAGCAGAAGATTTAGGGAATCTCTGGGAAACAACGAGATTTACAGATTGCAGTTTTTATGTAGGAGGACAAGAATTCAAAGCTCATAAATCTGTCCTTGCAG CACGTTCTCCGGTTTTTAATGCGATGTTTGAACATGAAATGGAGGAAAGCAAAAAG AATCGTGTAGAAATAAATGACGTTGACCCTgaagtttttaaagaaatgatgaGATTCATTTACACAGGAAAAGCACCAAACCTTGAAAAAATGGCTGACAACTTGTTGGCAGCTGCAGACAAA TATGCACTGGAACGGCTGAAGGTCATGTGTGAGGAAGCACTCTGTAGTAACCTCTCGGTAGAAAATGTTGCTGACATTCTTATCCTCGCAGATTTGCACAGCGCTGAACAGCTAAAAGCACAAGCAATAGATTTTATTAACAG GTGCAGTGTTCTTAGACAACTTGGGTGTAAAGATGGGAAAAACTGGAACAGCAA CCAAGCAACAGACATAATGGAAACAGCAGGCTGGAAGTCCATGATCCACTCTCACCCTCACTTAGTAGCAGAGGCCTTTCGTGCACTAGCATCCGCACAGTGTCCACAGTTTGGCATTCCACGCAAACGGCTAAAACAGTCATGA